The Falco peregrinus isolate bFalPer1 chromosome 17, bFalPer1.pri, whole genome shotgun sequence nucleotide sequence CATCCTAAGAAACATTAGGATAAGCCACAAAACCACGATTTGGCACAAACTTGTCTCGCGCTGCCCCTTTTTGCAGGTGTGCTCCCCTCCAAGGCCAGCTTCTCCATGCACAGCATCCTGGTGAACCACTTCCTCAATGGCGCGTGGTACCCCAAAGGGGGGGGCCGGGGAAATCGCCTTCCACACCATTGCCGTTATCCGGAAAGCTGGAGGCAACGTGCTGGGAAAGGCGCCGGTGCAGAGGATCCTGCTGGACTCCCAGGGCAAAGCTTGCGGTGAGTGCCGGCACGGGACGCGGCACACGTGGCTGCTCCCTGCCGTGGCGCTGCGTTCAACCAGAgccatccctcccctcctcgCCCTTCCCATCCAGGCGTCAGCGTCAAGAAGGGCCAAGATCTGGTGAACATCTTCGCTCCCGTTATCATCTCGGATGCCGGGATCTTCAACACCTACGAACGGCTCCTGCCAGCAGAGGCGCAGGCTTTGCCTGGTAAAACCACAGTGCTGGGTTTCATTGGGGTTACAGCCTTAATCCCCCTCCGAGCCACCTCCGAAAGCAGctttataattatttcttatCGTTTTTATGTCACAGCATTCGAAATGCCATCCTTGGCCATACGTTTCCTTGCAGGGCTTTTAATCAAGCCTAAATTAATTTACCAAAACTGGCCAGAGTTAGGAAAGCCTGGGCTTGCTACTTGGTTTCCCTAAAACCCACAGTGTAGTGCCCCAAAACCTGTCAAAGTTGGTGAAATGGCCGCTTAAAGTTGGGTTTAGCGCTGCCACAAAatcttcctgctgctttggaaggggcacggggggggggggaggggggcacgggtgggaggcaggggggcaCGGGTGGGAGGGAGCTTTCCAGGCAACAACATGGTCCTGGTCTGACTTCAGTGTCTGCAGAGTAGAGATTTAAATCCAGGAAAGTCACTAAACCCAGGAAAAGCTCAAGCCCAAGCACTGAAGCGTTCCCTGCCTGCCTTAGAGCTGCCGTCCCACCCCTTGAGCACACACAAGGTCTTTCCAGATCAATCGGTTTTATAAGTCAACATGGGAGCAACGCAGATATAAGTGAGGCTGCTCCTAGGAGGAACCGCTTCTCTGTAGCTGAGGATGccagaaaatactgattttaccCTTCTTCCCTCCACATCGCAGAGATCCAGTCCCAGCTTCGTATGGTGACACACGGCGAAGGGGGCTTCACCGTCTTCGTGGGTCTTAACGGCTCGAGGGatgagctggggctggagcccacCAACTACTACATGTACCCAGGAAACGACCTGGATGAAATGTAGGTTTGGCTTCACCTTAGACACGCTTTATTAAGCGTAAGGACATGAAATTCCTGGGTGGTGACTCGAAAAGTGCTCTTGGCAGATCCGGGCTGCGTGGGGATTTGGCCCTAAGGAGCATTCGGGGGCAAGTTTGCACTGAAACCCACCTCGGACCCTCACATCTCTCCACAGAATGAATCGCTACTTGGCTTCTTCCAGAGAAGAAGCTGCCAAGAACATCCCTCTCCTGTTTGTCACCTGCCCATCAGCCAAGGACCCCACCTGGGAGATGAGGCACCCAGGTAAAGGCTGGAGCCCAGCCGCAAACACAAGTGGCTCCAAAGCTCTTCTTGCTGGGGTTCGGTTCGTTCGGTGACTGCGAGCGAGGGGTTTCTCCTAAAACAGCTACGGCTAAAGCTGCTGGGCGGGTTGCTCGTGGAAAGTGGTCGTCAGGCTGATGGGCCGAAGGATATCGATCACAAGGACCTGGGGGTGTGCCAGGTGTTtgcctggggagggctgggttTGTGGCAGCGACGCGGTGGCATAAGGGCTGGCAGAGGGACAGCGGCCCCAGCCTTGTCCTGCTGCAGGTAAATCCACGCTGGCCATCGTGACCTTCGCCAAATACGAGTGGTTCGAGGAGTGGAAGGACAAGCAGGTCAATAAGCGGGGCGATGATTACGAGGATTTGAAGAAGACCTTTGTGGATGCCATCATGCAGACTGTCTTCAAGCTCTACCCTCGCGTCGAGGACAGGGTGAGGAGTCCCGGGGTTCACGgttcctccagctcctctctgGGGTTGTCTCCacccagccccatcctgcagTTGTCGGAGCTGGGTCTGGACATCAGGTCCAGCTGGGCAGCATGGCGCCAGCCCATCACCGCTGCCTCCtgaccaccaccacctcccctaGACCACCCTGGGGCCAAACCTGGCCAGAACCACCACGCAAGGGGCTGCAAGGAAACCCCTCCCAGCCCCTACCCCACAAAAAGCTTTCTGGAGCACGAGATGCCCCGCACCATCATGCTGAGCCCCTCCAGACCGCGTTGTCCCCTGCAGATCGAGTACATCGCCGGTGGGACGCCCCTCACCAACCAGCACTACATCGCCAGCCCCAAGGGGGAATTCTACGGCTCTGAACACAGCATCGCCCGCCTGCAGGCTGAGGCCATCGCCGCCATCAGGGCACAGACGGCCGTCCCCAACCTCTACCTGACAGGTACCACGGCCACCAGCCAGACACCACGTCCTCACACCAGGCCACCACTGGGGCAGCAGGATATGGGGGGAGGAAACCTTCAGTCCTGCAATGAAATAAGGGGACAAACCGCTGCTGTGCCATGGGGTGACGCAAGGGCCACTGGAGCACGTCAAAGTGGACTTGCACGGTTCCAGCgggaggaggaaagggctgTGCCTCCTCCAGCCACCGGCCGCTGTCTCCCCAGCCAACGCTGATTATTTAGCCGGGTATTTAGAGCAGGGTGAGGCCTTTTCCCtgctggggagaaggaaggtgTCAAATAGGGAGGGGTCTGTGAGTTCAAACCAAGCCCCAGGGGTGGCGTGGGGGCAGCTGGAAGGTGGATGGTGGCTGGGGATGAGGATGCCCAAAACAGCACTGATGGTCACTTGGGGATGGAGAGCATCAGCTGCTCACGGGAGACCACGGCCACTGCCATCACTGCCTCCTGCTGTCTTCTCCAGGGCAGGATTTGTGCCTGGGCGGCTTCGTGGGAGCCCTGCAAGGAGCCCTCATCTGTGCCAGCGCCATCCTCAAGCGCAACCTGTACATTGACCTGGCACGCCTGAAAAAGCGCACGCAGGCCACCAACGCCAAGAAGGAGGACTAATGCCTGTTTGTCCCACCAGCCAGGACCTCTGTTTCCCCCCCCAAGCACCTTATTTTCAGCTGTCGATCACCCACAGCACATCCTTCTCTAACGCAAAGCCAAAGGATTCCAGCCCAGGAAGATGCTGTTCCCGTTTCCAGCCAGCTTGCCTCGCACTCACCCACCTGGAGTTCACCTCCCCCCCCACTGCATCCACCACCAGCGAGTAAAAGCCAGCCCTGATCCCTGACCACCCGCCGGGGGGCAAACCCCCTTCTCCCAGCATAGGGGGGAGGGTCTCCCAGAGCTGCCATGTGCAGCAGTGGCCAGGAGGGAAGGCGAGGCAACCCAAAAAGACGGGCTGCACCAGAAGGCAAGACCCAACAGCTTCCACCAGCAACACCCACGGCTGCTTCAGCCCCACCAGTGTCTGAGAGCCGCATGAACCACTGGAAGAGCATCAGCCTGCAGCGGCAACCCCAGACCCATCAGGAGCGAGCCCCCACCGGGGATGCTTTCCCCCTTCCAGGTGGCAGCTTTCATGCCAGGTGGGGCTGATAAAGCTTCACGGGGCTGACGAAGCGCCCCAGGACAGCTGAAGCTCCTGTGGGACGTGGCAGCACCAgggtggcagaggcagcagcaccaccccGTGACGTTGCTGTGCCCCGGCTTGCCCAGGCAGCACCAGGTGGGTTTGGCAAAGCCCTGCCAGCCGCTGGACGGGCACTGGCTGCATTTCAGCAAGGGGAGATCAGGCCAGCCTAAGCCCCATCGCTGTTTTAACGAAGGCGCCTGGCGGAGGCTCACAGACACG carries:
- the RETSAT gene encoding LOW QUALITY PROTEIN: all-trans-retinol 13,14-reductase (The sequence of the model RefSeq protein was modified relative to this genomic sequence to represent the inferred CDS: deleted 1 base in 1 codon), with product MWPYALLFLALLLLLLLGLFLWGAGSGPSPFAADTRRPPAPLVTDKAARRTVLKPVFSADKVPEGLDAIVVGSGIGGLAAAALLAKVGKRVLVLEQHGKLGGCCHTFSEKGFEFDTGIHYVGQMEEGSTVRFLVEQLTEGQLEWAPLPAVYDAVVLGEPSGGRTYRIYAGKEEYFKGLKEQFPGEAAAIDEFQRLVKSASRGTALLGVLKMVPWMLAALLCRSGLLPWLSPFCQLASRSVRDVVDGLTANRELRAVFSYIFPTYGVLPSKASFSMHSILVNHFLNGAWYPKGGAGEIAFHTIAVIRKAGGNVLGKAPVQRILLDSQGKACGVSVKKGQDLVNIFAPVIISDAGIFNTYERLLPAEAQALPEIQSQLRMVTHGEGGFTVFVGLNGSRDELGLEPTNYYMYPGNDLDEIMNRYLASSREEAAKNIPLLFVTCPSAKDPTWEMRHPGKSTLAIVTFAKYEWFEEWKDKQVNKRGDDYEDLKKTFVDAIMQTVFKLYPRVEDRIEYIAGGTPLTNQHYIASPKGEFYGSEHSIARLQAEAIAAIRAQTAVPNLYLTGQDLCLGGFVGALQGALICASAILKRNLYIDLARLKKRTQATNAKKED